In the genome of Tannockella kyphosi, one region contains:
- a CDS encoding glycosyl-4,4'-diaponeurosporenoate acyltransferase CrtO family protein, whose translation MEKTMKKLATFSSVVAIVLWIVNCLVTASILSIMMITFLTTAYHFDMRLLVGTILGKKYQNIDPNNSWFQEKRFEKKLYNLLGVRSWKKHIPTYSPNSFDLNKTELPEILRNTCTSEIVHEAIVICSFIPVLISLTIPFLRDDVVIFLITSILAACVDSIFIIVQRYNRPRLRKIIARKKPN comes from the coding sequence ATGGAAAAAACAATGAAAAAATTGGCTACCTTTTCTAGTGTAGTAGCAATTGTTTTATGGATAGTGAATTGTCTTGTAACAGCAAGTATCTTAAGTATAATGATGATTACTTTTTTAACAACAGCTTATCATTTCGATATGCGTCTACTTGTAGGGACAATTCTTGGTAAAAAATATCAAAACATAGATCCTAATAACAGTTGGTTTCAAGAAAAAAGATTTGAAAAGAAATTATATAATTTATTAGGTGTAAGGAGTTGGAAAAAACATATTCCAACCTATTCTCCTAATAGTTTTGATCTTAATAAAACAGAATTACCAGAAATACTTAGAAACACATGTACTAGTGAAATAGTCCATGAAGCTATTGTAATTTGTTCTTTTATACCCGTATTAATATCATTGACAATTCCTTTTTTAAGAGATGATGTAGTAATATTTTTAATAACTTCTATCTTGGCTGCATGTGTGGATAGTATCTTTATCATCGTACAAAGATATAACCGACCTAGATTAAGAAAAATAATAGCACGTAAAAAACCTAACTAA
- a CDS encoding DUF554 domain-containing protein, whose translation MLGTIVNAITIIVCSLIGVFLKGGIKEKYRQTIMMALGLAVIYVGASGAISGLLEEGAEPLLFIISLVIGSLIGEWIDIELRLEKLGDFIQEKMSSNDSNISKGFVSASLIFCVGTMAILGSLESGLVGDHTTLYVKSILDGIMSIILASSMGIGVILSSVSVFVYQGLITIFAQVLDPFMTVDVLREINIIGGILISAIGINILEIKKIKVGNMLPAIVIPFLYYVLNINQFFL comes from the coding sequence ATGTTAGGAACTATTGTAAATGCAATTACAATCATTGTATGTAGTCTTATTGGAGTATTCTTAAAAGGTGGAATTAAAGAAAAGTATCGTCAAACTATAATGATGGCTTTAGGGTTAGCAGTAATCTATGTTGGGGCATCAGGGGCAATTTCTGGTTTATTAGAAGAAGGAGCTGAACCTTTGTTATTTATTATTAGTTTAGTTATTGGTTCTTTAATTGGAGAATGGATTGATATAGAATTACGTTTAGAAAAGCTAGGTGACTTTATTCAAGAAAAGATGAGTAGCAATGATTCTAATATTTCAAAAGGATTTGTTAGTGCTAGTTTGATATTTTGTGTAGGAACAATGGCTATCTTAGGTTCATTAGAAAGTGGTTTAGTTGGTGATCATACTACGTTATATGTTAAAAGTATTCTAGATGGAATTATGTCTATTATTTTAGCGTCTTCTATGGGTATAGGAGTTATCTTATCATCCGTTAGTGTATTTGTTTACCAGGGTTTAATTACCATATTTGCTCAAGTACTAGATCCTTTTATGACAGTAGATGTATTACGTGAGATTAATATTATCGGAGGTATCTTAATTTCTGCAATCGGAATTAATATTTTAGAAATCAAAAAAATTAAAGTAGGTAATATGTTACCAGCTATAGTAATACCATTTTTATATTATGTTTTAAACATCAATCAATTCTTTTTATAG
- a CDS encoding LacI family DNA-binding transcriptional regulator: MDSEKKITIKEIAEMSGVSKTTVSFYLNGKTEKMSLKTKKKIEDVINETQYSPSVIARTLNSKSSKLLGVIIGDITNTFSNQIVKGIEIVAEDKGYQIIVGNSDYRFDREETYVDRMISMGVDGFIIQPTARFRKISKKIESLGKPMVFFDSKLFDIKTNWVKTNNYEVTYDTIHQCVEKGYEKFYMITANPQLISTRLERNSGFLDALDDSEIEYDVLTINEDEEKPENIANFLNERLDFSKKNLIFVPNCWALPTVFLALKDHRHHMPNLGLVGFDNLEWVNFSSPTITTIIQPAIEEGVEVAKILIDKIEDSHEVPEQQVLDCCVIWNESTL; this comes from the coding sequence ATGGATTCGGAAAAGAAGATAACAATTAAAGAGATCGCTGAAATGTCAGGAGTTTCTAAGACAACTGTTTCATTTTATTTGAATGGTAAAACAGAAAAAATGTCTCTAAAAACAAAAAAGAAAATAGAAGATGTAATAAATGAAACACAATATAGTCCTAGTGTAATAGCAAGAACATTAAACTCAAAGAGTAGTAAATTATTAGGTGTTATTATTGGAGATATTACCAATACATTTTCAAATCAAATTGTAAAAGGGATTGAAATTGTTGCAGAAGATAAAGGATATCAAATAATTGTTGGAAATAGTGATTATCGATTTGATCGTGAAGAAACATATGTTGATCGTATGATTTCTATGGGAGTAGATGGTTTTATTATTCAACCAACAGCTAGATTTAGAAAAATATCAAAGAAGATTGAATCTTTAGGGAAACCAATGGTATTTTTTGATAGTAAATTATTTGATATAAAAACAAACTGGGTAAAAACAAATAACTATGAAGTTACTTATGACACTATTCATCAGTGTGTTGAAAAAGGGTATGAAAAGTTCTATATGATTACAGCTAATCCACAACTAATTAGTACTAGATTAGAACGAAATAGTGGTTTCTTGGATGCTTTAGATGATAGTGAGATAGAATATGATGTTCTTACCATTAATGAAGATGAAGAAAAACCAGAAAATATAGCTAATTTCTTAAATGAAAGATTGGACTTTAGTAAAAAGAACTTAATCTTTGTACCTAACTGTTGGGCTTTACCAACTGTTTTTCTAGCATTAAAGGATCACCGTCATCATATGCCAAATCTTGGTTTAGTGGGGTTTGATAATTTAGAGTGGGTTAATTTTTCCTCACCAACTATTACAACCATTATTCAACCTGCTATTGAAGAAGGTGTAGAAGTTGCAAAGATATTAATTGATAAAATTGAAGATAGTCATGAAGTACCAGAACAACAAGTATTAGATTGTTGTGTTATTTGGAATGAATCAACATTATAA
- a CDS encoding Cof-type HAD-IIB family hydrolase: MVESLDHQLLCVDVDGTLARSDKSVSTTNKEALKKVSDLGMIVAIASGRSIVSVQSLLDEMNLDYYAVCLNGALVIAKDKVVSVSSFTKTQVDIACEIIEKHQTSATFNTPYRSIRNYDIPPLWKAQIENGSLKADYIVASNRKEYFELIQQHSSEIVKISILEKDHERFEKIKDDFNQTDLFHVVKSDIDYIDVMIKGCTKGKGVIALADYLNIPLSQVICIGDNENDIEMMACAGKSIAMENAIDEVKVLADHITGHHNQDGVALAIEQFIITKE, translated from the coding sequence ATGGTAGAATCTCTTGACCATCAGCTATTATGCGTAGATGTAGATGGAACATTAGCTAGAAGTGATAAATCAGTATCAACAACTAATAAAGAAGCATTAAAAAAAGTAAGTGATTTAGGTATGATTGTTGCTATTGCATCTGGTAGATCAATTGTTTCGGTTCAAAGTTTATTAGATGAAATGAATTTAGATTATTATGCAGTATGTTTGAATGGGGCACTAGTTATAGCGAAAGATAAGGTAGTAAGTGTTTCTTCTTTTACAAAAACACAAGTTGATATTGCTTGTGAGATTATTGAAAAACACCAAACAAGTGCAACATTCAATACTCCTTATCGTTCAATTAGAAATTATGATATACCTCCTTTATGGAAAGCACAAATAGAAAATGGAAGCTTGAAAGCTGACTATATTGTTGCAAGTAATAGAAAAGAATATTTTGAATTAATACAACAACATAGTAGTGAAATAGTAAAAATATCAATATTAGAAAAAGATCATGAAAGATTTGAAAAAATTAAAGATGATTTTAATCAAACTGATTTATTTCACGTAGTGAAATCAGATATAGATTATATTGATGTCATGATTAAAGGTTGTACGAAGGGGAAAGGTGTTATAGCACTAGCTGATTATTTAAATATTCCATTAAGCCAAGTTATTTGTATTGGAGATAATGAAAATGATATAGAAATGATGGCTTGTGCAGGTAAATCAATTGCTATGGAAAATGCAATTGATGAAGTTAAAGTATTGGCTGATCATATAACAGGGCATCATAATCAAGATGGTGTAGCGTTAGCGATAGAACAGTTTATCATAACAAAAGAGTAA
- a CDS encoding glycoside hydrolase family 88 protein — protein sequence MEYKIDATDKLWLEETYEKIKDKMSAQCDRIGDKIPYIANDGVYKEDKSETDIIWWTNGFWPGMLWQMYHATNEEKYKDVANRVEDKLDKAFDTYTGLHHDVGFMWLHSAVANYRITGNERSKARALHATHLLAGRYNPRGKFIRSWNRDRSGWVIVDSMMNIPMLYWARDEIQDPRFDYVARDHADTVMKHTVRVDGSCNHVIALDPTNGDLLETPAGQGYASGSSWSRGQAWAIYGFALSYFYTENKEYLDTAKKVAHYFLSQVNLTGNVAVIDFRAPKEPVFFDSTAGVCAACGLLEIAKHVDELEKDFYVNAAIKILRATDEKFCNWDVNFDSIVQMGSGSYFTDHDKHVPIIYGDYFFMEAILRLMDKDILLW from the coding sequence ATGGAATATAAAATAGATGCTACTGACAAACTGTGGTTAGAAGAAACTTATGAAAAAATAAAAGATAAAATGTCTGCTCAATGCGATCGTATAGGCGATAAAATACCTTATATTGCTAATGATGGAGTATACAAAGAAGATAAATCAGAAACTGATATTATCTGGTGGACAAATGGTTTTTGGCCTGGGATGTTATGGCAAATGTATCACGCTACAAATGAGGAAAAATACAAAGATGTTGCCAATCGTGTGGAAGATAAATTAGACAAAGCATTTGATACATATACTGGTTTACATCATGATGTAGGTTTTATGTGGTTACATTCAGCAGTTGCAAATTATCGTATCACTGGAAATGAAAGATCAAAAGCTAGAGCATTACATGCTACTCATTTATTAGCTGGTAGATATAATCCTAGAGGGAAATTCATTCGTTCATGGAATCGTGATCGTAGTGGATGGGTTATTGTGGATAGTATGATGAATATTCCTATGCTTTATTGGGCAAGAGATGAAATTCAAGATCCTCGTTTTGATTATGTTGCAAGAGATCATGCTGATACAGTGATGAAACATACAGTAAGAGTAGATGGATCATGTAATCATGTTATTGCTTTGGATCCTACAAATGGTGATTTATTAGAAACTCCTGCAGGACAAGGATATGCCTCTGGATCATCTTGGTCAAGAGGACAAGCCTGGGCTATTTATGGATTTGCTTTAAGTTATTTCTATACAGAAAATAAAGAATATTTAGATACTGCTAAAAAAGTAGCACATTACTTTCTTTCACAAGTTAACCTAACAGGTAATGTAGCTGTGATTGATTTTAGAGCACCAAAAGAACCAGTATTCTTTGATTCTACAGCAGGAGTTTGCGCAGCTTGTGGTTTACTAGAAATTGCGAAACATGTAGATGAGTTAGAAAAAGATTTTTATGTTAATGCTGCAATTAAGATTTTAAGAGCTACTGATGAAAAATTCTGTAACTGGGATGTTAATTTTGATTCTATTGTGCAAATGGGATCAGGTTCTTATTTTACAGATCATGACAAGCATGTACCTATTATCTATGGAGATTATTTCTTTATGGAAGCAATCTTAAGATTAATGGATAAAGATATTTTATTATGGTAG
- a CDS encoding DUF2264 domain-containing protein, with product MESFTKESLITFIKKTLPDPLVYHEKHGASYSLGIRELEYRSRPLWAIFSLMINDQEKYQDIIMPYIEQMKLGFNQESEHKFLKPTTKTRQIAVEMAVYGYGLLCCKEKLLTCFNEEQKQYLEEWLYSINEIELPKNNWLFFSLMVNYGLKMNCMTYSQTRIDEALEGIEEMYIGGGWYRDGDTSQLDYYISFAFHFYSHILKRYCPDFNLDVKNRSIAFERDFRYWFDKEGRSLPFGRSLTYRYGHISYWSACIVSGIHELEIEKIKGLIFDHLNLWFQKEDLCEVGYGYPNLVLSEEYNACGSQMWAMKTFVLLSLPDDHMFWKIKACSKRDYDFIHCNDKAGLLFVSDKDHHYALSASQYSKGGILQQMSKYGKFCYSSAFGWNVSRDVIGIDNFAVDQALALSVKGTNQYASRTKIEDYRITSEYIYSVWNYGEIAKIETWLIPVNGQCHVRIHRIQSTYLLQTYEGSYPVDSWNYKFDKARNIDNGIEIYKNDMHSAIVDLMQNRNPHIVKQNPNTNIYSYEINAIPTLEGTLKNGIIGSVIYGSPSHEIEYQDIVYQENSVLINNQIIKLKEMKELEDGI from the coding sequence ATGGAATCATTTACGAAAGAAAGTTTAATCACATTTATAAAAAAAACATTACCAGATCCTTTAGTATATCATGAAAAACATGGGGCTAGTTATTCATTGGGTATCCGTGAATTAGAGTATCGTTCTAGGCCGCTTTGGGCTATTTTTTCATTAATGATAAATGACCAAGAGAAGTATCAGGATATCATCATGCCTTATATAGAACAAATGAAATTAGGATTCAATCAAGAAAGTGAACATAAGTTTTTAAAACCTACAACGAAAACAAGACAAATTGCAGTTGAGATGGCAGTTTATGGATATGGGTTATTATGTTGTAAAGAGAAATTGCTTACCTGTTTTAATGAGGAACAAAAGCAATATCTAGAAGAATGGTTGTATTCGATTAATGAAATAGAACTGCCTAAAAATAACTGGTTATTTTTTTCATTAATGGTTAATTATGGTTTAAAAATGAATTGTATGACCTACAGTCAAACACGTATTGATGAGGCACTGGAAGGGATTGAAGAGATGTATATAGGTGGTGGTTGGTATCGAGATGGAGATACAAGTCAACTAGATTATTATATCTCTTTTGCTTTTCATTTTTATAGTCATATCTTAAAAAGATACTGTCCTGATTTTAACTTAGATGTAAAGAACAGAAGTATTGCATTTGAACGAGATTTTCGATACTGGTTTGATAAAGAAGGAAGAAGCCTTCCTTTTGGAAGAAGTTTAACTTATCGATATGGACATATTAGTTATTGGAGTGCTTGTATTGTTAGTGGTATACATGAATTAGAAATAGAAAAAATAAAAGGATTAATTTTTGATCATTTAAATTTGTGGTTTCAAAAAGAAGATCTATGTGAAGTAGGATACGGTTATCCTAATTTAGTATTAAGTGAGGAATATAATGCATGTGGATCACAAATGTGGGCTATGAAAACATTTGTTTTGTTATCATTACCAGATGATCATATGTTTTGGAAAATAAAAGCATGTTCAAAGCGTGATTATGATTTTATTCATTGTAATGATAAAGCAGGATTGTTATTTGTTAGTGATAAAGATCATCATTATGCGTTGTCTGCAAGTCAATATAGTAAAGGTGGTATTTTGCAACAAATGTCCAAGTATGGTAAATTTTGTTACTCAAGTGCCTTTGGGTGGAATGTTTCTCGTGATGTAATTGGTATAGATAATTTTGCAGTCGATCAAGCATTAGCGTTATCCGTGAAAGGAACAAACCAGTATGCTAGTCGTACTAAAATAGAAGATTATCGTATTACATCAGAGTATATTTATAGTGTTTGGAACTATGGAGAGATTGCGAAGATAGAAACATGGTTAATCCCAGTTAATGGCCAATGCCATGTACGAATTCATCGAATTCAATCTACTTATTTGTTACAAACCTATGAAGGAAGTTATCCTGTTGATTCTTGGAATTATAAGTTTGACAAGGCAAGAAATATTGATAATGGGATAGAAATTTATAAAAATGACATGCATAGTGCGATAGTAGATTTAATGCAAAATCGTAATCCTCATATCGTAAAACAAAACCCAAATACAAATATATATTCTTATGAGATAAATGCGATACCTACATTAGAAGGTACGTTAAAAAATGGTATAATAGGTAGTGTTATTTATGGTTCACCATCGCATGAAATAGAATATCAAGATATTGTGTATCAAGAAAATAGTGTACTTATTAATAATCAAATTATAAAATTAAAAGAAATGAAGGAGTTAGAAGATGGAATATAA
- a CDS encoding PTS system mannose/fructose/sorbose family transporter subunit IID, with the protein MTSLTENKSTGLTKQENKLIRSVFTRSMWLMFCTSYTKQQGTTFAWTMIPYLEDIYGKETDEFYASMARHQNFFNTTPGMSPFIFALVIAMEQERKAALDNGKEFDDAAIESIKVALMGPLAGIGDSIFVGALRIIAIGVAIGFSQSGSWLGPILFLLVFNIPNLLIRYFATYYGFKVGTSFISQALESGAITAFTKGFSIMGLIMTGAMTAQYVSFTTTFAADFGETTFVLQTVLDSILPGMLPLGITMAAFVYLRKHNNPVKLLVIMFIASVVLTLLGICG; encoded by the coding sequence ATGACTAGTCTAACAGAGAATAAAAGCACAGGTTTAACAAAACAAGAAAATAAATTAATACGTTCAGTATTCACAAGATCAATGTGGTTAATGTTCTGTACATCTTATACAAAACAACAAGGGACAACATTTGCATGGACAATGATTCCTTACTTAGAAGATATTTATGGAAAAGAAACAGATGAATTCTATGCATCAATGGCAAGACATCAAAACTTCTTTAACACAACACCAGGTATGTCACCATTTATTTTCGCTCTTGTAATTGCAATGGAACAAGAAAGAAAAGCAGCTTTAGATAATGGTAAAGAATTTGATGATGCTGCAATTGAATCAATCAAAGTAGCGTTAATGGGACCTTTAGCAGGGATTGGAGATTCTATCTTTGTTGGTGCTTTAAGAATTATTGCAATTGGTGTTGCAATTGGATTTTCACAAAGTGGTTCATGGTTAGGACCAATCTTATTCTTACTTGTATTCAATATACCAAACTTATTAATCCGTTATTTTGCAACATATTATGGATTTAAAGTAGGTACTTCATTTATTTCACAAGCATTAGAATCTGGTGCTATTACAGCTTTTACAAAAGGTTTCTCAATAATGGGATTAATCATGACAGGAGCTATGACAGCACAATATGTTAGTTTTACAACTACATTTGCTGCAGATTTTGGTGAAACAACATTTGTTTTACAAACTGTATTAGATTCAATTTTACCAGGTATGTTACCACTTGGAATTACAATGGCAGCATTCGTCTATTTACGTAAACATAACAATCCAGTTAAATTGCTTGTTATTATGTTCATAGCTTCAGTTGTTCTAACATTGTTAGGAATTTGTGGATAA
- a CDS encoding PTS sugar transporter subunit IIC, with amino-acid sequence MITNALIVGFVLALAKFLDWYCQTQLSRPIFIVSILGALLGYPTEGIILAAQLELVFIGNVSLGGVMPSDFTLGSIFGAAFALLLGEDLTAAVTLALPLAALGTLLYSSMKVVVTSIVATFERYIDEKNIKAYKNLWIAQFIAFHGCYFTLGFLCIYLGTDVVSAFINAIPAWVQSSMTVASAMLPALGLALLLKTLWQKETCPYYFLGFGLGAFVFYNNTTAATLVDGAVELTSSSTKVFSLVQIAFIGAAIAALVIFGELRKIKENSNKVAGVSNDEGGDFFND; translated from the coding sequence ATGATTACAAATGCATTAATTGTAGGTTTTGTATTAGCTTTAGCTAAGTTTTTAGATTGGTATTGTCAAACTCAGTTAAGTAGACCAATCTTTATCGTATCAATATTAGGGGCGCTTTTAGGATATCCAACAGAAGGTATTATATTAGCAGCTCAATTAGAATTAGTATTTATCGGAAATGTAAGTTTAGGTGGTGTAATGCCAAGTGACTTCACATTGGGATCAATCTTCGGTGCTGCATTTGCACTTTTATTAGGAGAAGACTTAACAGCTGCTGTTACTCTTGCATTGCCACTTGCAGCATTAGGAACATTGTTATATTCTTCAATGAAAGTTGTTGTTACTTCAATCGTTGCTACATTTGAAAGATATATCGATGAAAAAAATATCAAAGCATATAAAAATTTATGGATTGCTCAATTCATAGCATTCCATGGTTGTTATTTTACATTAGGGTTCTTATGTATCTATTTAGGAACAGATGTAGTATCAGCATTTATTAATGCAATTCCAGCATGGGTACAAAGTTCAATGACTGTAGCTTCTGCTATGTTACCTGCACTTGGGTTAGCTTTATTATTAAAAACATTATGGCAAAAAGAAACATGTCCTTATTATTTCTTAGGATTTGGACTTGGAGCTTTCGTATTCTACAATAATACAACAGCTGCAACACTTGTTGATGGTGCTGTAGAATTAACAAGTTCATCTACAAAAGTATTTTCTTTAGTACAAATTGCATTTATTGGTGCTGCTATTGCTGCATTAGTTATCTTTGGAGAATTAAGAAAAATTAAAGAAAATAGTAATAAAGTAGCAGGGGTAAGTAATGATGAAGGAGGGGATTTTTTCAATGACTAG
- a CDS encoding PTS system mannose/fructose/N-acetylgalactosamine-transporter subunit IIB codes for MISMMRVDDRLIHGQVAVMWSKELEIQRIIVASDKIASNTIQVSALKMAAPAGVKAVALPIVKAAEILKDPRSASMKILVISNDPKDLLEVIKLIDDKPILNIANYGRIGSKSLSSKTRIAESVYLTEEDIKVVNEILECGIDIIHQPLPSSNCQKFKELMGGN; via the coding sequence ATGATTTCAATGATGCGCGTTGACGACCGTTTGATTCATGGGCAAGTTGCCGTGATGTGGTCAAAAGAATTAGAGATTCAAAGAATTATTGTTGCTAGTGATAAAATTGCAAGTAATACAATTCAAGTGAGTGCCTTAAAAATGGCTGCTCCTGCAGGTGTTAAAGCTGTAGCCTTGCCAATTGTCAAAGCAGCTGAGATTTTGAAAGATCCTAGATCTGCAAGTATGAAGATCTTAGTAATTTCAAATGATCCAAAAGATTTATTAGAAGTCATTAAATTAATTGATGACAAACCAATATTAAATATTGCGAATTATGGAAGAATTGGAAGTAAAAGTTTATCAAGCAAAACTAGAATTGCTGAATCTGTTTATTTAACAGAGGAAGATATTAAAGTAGTAAATGAAATTCTTGAATGTGGTATTGATATCATTCACCAACCACTACCAAGTAGTAATTGTCAAAAATTTAAAGAACTAATGGGAGGAAATTAA
- a CDS encoding PTS sugar transporter subunit IIA, giving the protein MKKNVVLVSHGELCKGMAHSLKMIIGENESLLSLSMMPGEHDSVVSDQIEKMATDNPNVQYVVVSDLYGGSVGNGCIPLLELPNVKLVSGMNMGLVIELLFAPAPMSDDQINEKINLCKEGIVQISKIETNDQVDDEDFF; this is encoded by the coding sequence ATGAAAAAGAATGTTGTTTTGGTATCGCACGGAGAATTATGTAAAGGAATGGCGCATTCCTTAAAAATGATTATTGGCGAAAACGAATCACTACTATCTTTAAGTATGATGCCAGGAGAACACGACTCAGTGGTTAGCGATCAAATTGAAAAAATGGCGACAGACAATCCAAACGTACAGTATGTTGTTGTTTCAGATTTATACGGAGGGAGTGTTGGTAACGGATGCATTCCATTGTTAGAACTTCCTAATGTTAAATTAGTAAGTGGTATGAACATGGGGTTAGTAATTGAATTATTATTTGCTCCAGCACCAATGAGTGATGATCAAATCAATGAGAAAATTAATCTTTGTAAAGAAGGGATAGTCCAAATTTCAAAGATTGAAACAAATGATCAAGTTGATGATGAAGATTTTTTTTAG
- a CDS encoding gluconate 5-dehydrogenase, which yields MNFDMNKFSLNGKIALVTGASYGIGFSLACGLSQAGATVVFNDINQELVDKGIVAYTALGINARGFVCDVTDEQKVNEMVSTIEKEIGVIDILVNNAGIIKRIPMCEMSAEDFRKVIDVDLNAPFIVAKAVIPSMIKKGNGKIINLCSMMSELGRETVSAYAAAKGGLKMLTKNIASEYGEFNIQCNGIGPGYIATPQTAPLRELQEDGSKHPFDQFIVGKTPAARWGDPEDLVGPAVFLASEASDFVNGHILYVDGGILAYIGKQPK from the coding sequence ATGAACTTTGATATGAATAAATTTTCCTTGAATGGGAAAATAGCACTAGTAACTGGTGCATCGTATGGTATTGGTTTCTCACTTGCATGTGGCTTATCCCAAGCAGGTGCTACCGTTGTTTTCAATGATATTAACCAAGAATTAGTGGACAAAGGAATTGTTGCATATACAGCATTAGGAATTAATGCTCGTGGATTTGTTTGCGATGTTACTGATGAACAAAAGGTAAATGAAATGGTTAGTACGATCGAAAAAGAAATCGGTGTAATTGATATTCTTGTGAATAATGCAGGTATTATCAAACGAATCCCAATGTGTGAAATGAGTGCTGAAGATTTTAGAAAAGTGATAGATGTTGATTTAAATGCACCATTTATTGTTGCAAAAGCAGTTATCCCATCAATGATTAAAAAAGGGAATGGAAAGATTATTAACCTTTGTTCTATGATGAGTGAATTAGGACGTGAAACAGTGAGTGCTTATGCCGCTGCTAAAGGTGGTCTTAAAATGTTAACAAAAAATATTGCATCAGAGTATGGGGAATTCAACATTCAATGTAATGGTATTGGTCCTGGATATATCGCAACTCCTCAAACTGCACCACTTAGAGAATTGCAAGAAGACGGAAGTAAACATCCATTTGATCAGTTTATTGTAGGAAAAACTCCTGCAGCTAGATGGGGAGACCCTGAAGATTTAGTAGGTCCTGCTGTATTTTTAGCTAGTGAGGCTAGTGATTTTGTAAATGGACATATTTTATATGTAGATGGCGGGATTTTAGCCTATATCGGAAAACAACCAAAATAA
- a CDS encoding RpiB/LacA/LacB family sugar-phosphate isomerase: MKIALINENSQAAKNSIVYNCLHTVAQKKGYEVYNYGMYGIENESQLTYVQNGLLAAILLNSKAVDFVVTGCGTGAGAMVALNSFPNVVCGFAAEPTDAYLFSQINGGNAISIPYAKGFGWGAELNLELLFTRLFDEPMGGGYPKERVIPEQRNARILNEVKNITHRDMLTILKEIDQDFLKETVAGEKFQTYFFENCQVQEIADYIKGIL, from the coding sequence ATGAAAATAGCTTTAATTAACGAAAATAGTCAAGCAGCAAAAAACAGTATTGTTTATAATTGTTTACATACTGTTGCACAAAAAAAAGGATATGAAGTTTATAATTATGGAATGTATGGTATTGAAAATGAAAGTCAATTAACTTATGTACAAAATGGTTTATTAGCAGCAATTTTATTAAATTCAAAAGCAGTTGATTTTGTAGTAACTGGATGTGGAACGGGTGCCGGAGCAATGGTTGCATTAAACAGCTTCCCAAATGTAGTTTGTGGTTTTGCAGCAGAACCAACTGATGCTTATCTTTTTTCACAAATCAATGGAGGGAATGCAATTTCTATTCCTTATGCAAAAGGTTTTGGATGGGGTGCTGAATTAAATTTAGAATTATTATTCACTCGTTTATTTGATGAACCAATGGGTGGTGGATATCCTAAAGAAAGAGTAATACCAGAACAACGTAATGCTCGTATTTTAAATGAAGTGAAAAACATTACACACCGTGATATGTTAACTATTTTAAAAGAAATTGATCAAGATTTCTTAAAAGAAACTGTTGCTGGAGAAAAATTCCAAACTTATTTCTTTGAAAATTGTCAAGTACAAGAAATAGCTGATTATATCAAAGGTATCTTATAA